In Erythrobacter sp. F6033, a single genomic region encodes these proteins:
- the tsf gene encoding translation elongation factor Ts translates to MADFSIADVKKLREKTGAGMMDAKKALVEAGGDIEAAIDGLRAKGLATAQKKSSRTAAEGLVGVAVEGTKGVAVEVNSETDFVAKNDKFQDFVRHTTSVALTLGSDDVEALKEADYPEGGTVADKLTDNVATIGENQQIRRMKTVSVGSGSVVSYMHNAAAEGLGKIGVLVALESDLGADVLEPFGKQLAMHIASMFPQALDADGLDAALIERERAVAQEKAAESGKPENVQEKMVEGAIKKFAKENALLSQMFVMDNKTSVEDTVAKFGKDNGGSVKLTDYVRFQLGEGIEVEEEDFAAEVAATLKG, encoded by the coding sequence ATGGCTGATTTTTCTATCGCCGATGTGAAGAAACTGCGCGAAAAAACCGGCGCGGGTATGATGGATGCGAAGAAGGCACTGGTCGAAGCTGGCGGCGATATTGAAGCTGCTATCGACGGCTTGCGCGCCAAGGGCCTCGCCACCGCGCAAAAGAAATCCAGCCGCACTGCTGCTGAAGGTCTCGTCGGTGTTGCCGTTGAAGGCACCAAAGGCGTTGCCGTTGAAGTGAACTCGGAAACGGACTTCGTTGCGAAAAACGACAAGTTTCAAGACTTCGTGCGCCACACCACTTCGGTTGCTCTCACATTGGGCAGCGATGATGTCGAAGCGCTCAAGGAAGCGGACTACCCAGAGGGCGGAACCGTTGCTGACAAGCTGACTGACAACGTTGCGACGATTGGTGAGAACCAGCAAATCCGCCGTATGAAGACCGTCTCGGTCGGCAGCGGCTCGGTTGTTTCCTACATGCACAACGCAGCGGCTGAAGGCCTCGGCAAAATCGGCGTTCTGGTTGCTCTCGAAAGCGATCTTGGTGCGGACGTGCTTGAGCCATTCGGCAAGCAGCTGGCGATGCACATCGCTTCGATGTTTCCGCAGGCTCTCGATGCAGACGGCCTTGACGCTGCTCTGATCGAGCGTGAGCGTGCTGTTGCACAGGAAAAGGCAGCCGAAAGCGGCAAGCCTGAAAACGTGCAGGAAAAAATGGTCGAAGGCGCTATCAAGAAGTTCGCGAAAGAGAACGCCCTGCTCAGCCAGATGTTCGTGATGGACAACAAGACTTCGGTCGAAGACACTGTTGCCAAGTTCGGCAAGGACAATGGCGGCTCGGTCAAACTGACTGACTATGTCCGCTTCCAGCTCGGCGAAGGCATCGAAGTCGAAGAAGAAGACTTCGCCGCAGAAGTCGCTGCTACGCTCAAAGGCTAA
- the rpsB gene encoding 30S ribosomal protein S2 — protein sequence MAATTVTMQQLIEAGAHFGHQTHRWNPRMKPYIFGNRNGVHIIDLSQTVPLFARALDFVESTVRSGGKVLFVGTKRQAQEPIAEAARASGQHFVNHRWLGGMLTNWKTISGSIKRLKTLEEQLSGETSGLTKKEVLQLTRERDKLELSLGGIRDMGGVPDVMFVIDANKEDLAIKEAAVLGIPVIAVLDTNTDPTGIAFPVPGNDDASRAVRMYCDAIRDAAMAGKGGAVADSGQDVGAMAEPPAEA from the coding sequence ATGGCGGCCACTACCGTCACAATGCAGCAATTGATTGAGGCCGGCGCACACTTCGGCCACCAGACCCACCGCTGGAACCCGCGGATGAAGCCGTACATCTTCGGCAACCGCAACGGTGTTCACATCATCGACCTGTCGCAGACTGTTCCGCTTTTCGCGCGTGCGCTCGACTTCGTTGAATCCACCGTTCGCTCGGGCGGCAAAGTTCTGTTCGTTGGTACCAAGCGTCAGGCGCAAGAGCCGATTGCTGAAGCTGCTCGCGCATCGGGCCAGCACTTCGTCAACCACCGTTGGCTCGGTGGTATGCTCACCAACTGGAAAACCATCAGCGGTTCGATCAAGCGCCTGAAAACGCTTGAAGAGCAGCTTTCGGGCGAAACAAGCGGTCTCACCAAGAAAGAAGTTCTCCAGCTGACGCGTGAGCGTGACAAGCTTGAACTGTCGCTTGGCGGTATCCGTGACATGGGCGGCGTTCCGGACGTGATGTTCGTGATCGACGCGAACAAAGAAGACCTCGCCATTAAAGAAGCGGCGGTTCTGGGTATTCCCGTGATCGCAGTTCTCGACACCAACACCGATCCGACCGGCATCGCGTTCCCTGTTCCAGGCAATGACGATGCAAGCCGTGCCGTCCGTATGTATTGCGATGCGATTCGCGATGCTGCGATGGCTGGTAAAGGCGGAGCGGTTGCGGATTCGGGCCAAGATGTTGGCGCGATGGCTGAGCCACCTGCTGAAGCTTAA
- a CDS encoding phosphatidylcholine/phosphatidylserine synthase, which yields MSLRAMLPNAITAAALCSGLTGIRFAIEEQWAYAILAVLLAGILDGIDGRIARLLNAQSRFGAELDSLADSLSFGMAPAIILYMWSLQDLDRFGWFAALAFAICCALRLARFNAQIDVDEQPHKSAGFLTGVPAPVGAGLAFMPFYLWMATDIEAFRDPILLAVWLSLIAILLISNMATLSWMAIRPRRGIRLGLIAFTGLGFAALIQEPWWSLTVISAGYLLLMPYALIKYGSIKRRRAHELDHPTDAAGDVQTDA from the coding sequence TTGAGCCTGCGCGCGATGTTGCCCAACGCGATCACCGCGGCCGCGCTGTGTTCGGGCTTAACCGGCATACGCTTCGCTATCGAAGAGCAATGGGCTTACGCTATACTTGCGGTTCTTCTTGCCGGCATTCTCGATGGGATCGATGGCCGCATCGCTCGGCTGCTGAATGCACAATCACGGTTTGGTGCAGAATTGGACAGTCTGGCGGATTCGCTGTCATTCGGCATGGCGCCCGCAATCATCCTTTATATGTGGTCGCTTCAAGACCTTGACCGCTTCGGCTGGTTTGCGGCTCTTGCATTTGCGATTTGCTGCGCATTGCGACTGGCGCGGTTTAACGCGCAGATCGATGTTGATGAACAGCCACATAAATCAGCGGGATTTTTGACAGGCGTTCCTGCGCCAGTGGGGGCGGGGCTAGCCTTCATGCCGTTCTATCTTTGGATGGCGACCGACATAGAGGCGTTTCGCGACCCAATCCTGCTTGCTGTATGGCTAAGCCTGATCGCGATTTTGCTTATTTCAAACATGGCCACGCTTAGCTGGATGGCGATCCGTCCGCGCAGAGGCATTCGTCTGGGACTGATTGCCTTTACCGGTTTGGGCTTCGCAGCCCTCATTCAGGAGCCATGGTGGTCGCTAACGGTAATCAGCGCCGGCTATTTGCTGCTGATGCCTTACGCTTTGATCAAATACGGTTCGATCAAGCGGCGCCGAGCACACGAACTGGACCATCCGACTGACGCGGCAGGCGACGTGCAAACGGACGCGTAG
- a CDS encoding phosphatidylserine decarboxylase — protein MTGEILDNQGRGEAGWSWPAIHPEGRKYGVIAVAISLVPLLIFDWEIIGWPMLLLSAGVFAFFRDPERVVPQADNAIIAPADGIVSLITQMEPPEELKIDDGSGFRGLPDGPVTRVSIFMSVFDVHINRAPIAGTVRRLVYIPGKFMNADLDKASEENERQHILIERTDGLAVGFTQIAGLVARRIIPSVKPGDTVAVGQRVGLIRFGSRVDVYLPAGMEPKVLLGQRCIAGETILAEVGSQTGLLEGIAQ, from the coding sequence ATGACAGGCGAAATTCTCGATAACCAAGGGCGCGGTGAAGCTGGATGGAGCTGGCCTGCGATCCATCCTGAAGGGCGCAAATATGGCGTGATTGCGGTTGCAATCAGCTTGGTGCCCTTGCTGATATTCGACTGGGAAATCATCGGTTGGCCGATGTTGCTTCTCTCAGCTGGAGTATTTGCATTCTTTCGCGATCCCGAACGGGTGGTGCCGCAAGCAGACAACGCGATTATCGCGCCTGCCGATGGTATTGTCTCGCTCATCACTCAGATGGAACCGCCCGAAGAGCTGAAGATCGATGATGGCTCGGGATTTCGCGGTCTTCCCGATGGGCCAGTGACGCGCGTCTCCATTTTTATGAGCGTCTTCGATGTTCACATAAACCGCGCACCAATTGCTGGGACGGTGCGCCGGTTGGTTTATATTCCGGGTAAGTTCATGAATGCCGACCTCGACAAAGCGAGCGAGGAAAACGAACGTCAGCATATTCTGATCGAGCGGACTGATGGCTTGGCTGTTGGTTTTACGCAGATTGCAGGGCTCGTCGCGCGGCGTATCATCCCCTCGGTGAAACCGGGCGATACCGTCGCCGTTGGGCAGCGAGTAGGCCTTATCCGGTTTGGTAGCCGAGTGGACGTGTATCTTCCGGCGGGCATGGAGCCCAAAGTTCTGCTTGGGCAGCGCTGTATCGCGGGTGAGACGATTTTAGCAGAAGTTGGTTCGCAGACGGGCCTGCTCGAAGGGATTGCGCAGTGA
- a CDS encoding phosphatase PAP2 family protein — protein MDTSANIPSDSNSAQKLAARLLGEMPIYVIGVAIMALCIGLLLSHGVSPSVSGVIENARIFGLFVLILVAFDAAWQLNRNRPKSPTAFLRERYTARPLWHVISCGLPMMAIAIVVLPFFSKMKSAIPLFNDYTWDQTFIEWDQAIFFGYDAWEVMQPVLGFPIITAFLAFLYHIWFLLLYPGVMFFAFYKNMDSQLRRQFFLTYMLSWSLIGGAMATWLASVGPVFLEPMLGNGHFNPQMDYLNAANEQIPIMTLRVQGLLLEWHGASSSGLGSGITAMPSMHCAIAFIYWLAVRQIHSGWGKFFGAFFIITWISSVHLAYHYAVDGLVSLIAVIGIWWASGRIIAAWDALVTRQATLRTNTVPAE, from the coding sequence ATGGACACTTCCGCGAACATCCCTTCGGATAGCAATTCCGCGCAGAAACTCGCTGCGCGCTTGCTTGGTGAGATGCCGATCTATGTCATCGGTGTCGCAATCATGGCCCTTTGCATCGGGCTTCTACTTTCGCACGGGGTCTCCCCTAGCGTTAGCGGTGTCATTGAAAATGCCCGTATTTTCGGATTGTTTGTGCTGATCCTGGTAGCATTCGACGCAGCCTGGCAGCTTAACCGGAACCGCCCGAAAAGCCCGACCGCGTTTCTAAGAGAGCGTTACACTGCAAGGCCTCTGTGGCACGTCATTTCTTGCGGCCTTCCCATGATGGCAATCGCAATTGTCGTGCTGCCATTCTTCTCAAAAATGAAGTCCGCCATCCCGCTGTTCAATGACTATACGTGGGACCAGACATTCATCGAATGGGATCAGGCAATTTTTTTCGGATATGATGCTTGGGAAGTAATGCAACCGGTCCTCGGCTTTCCGATTATCACAGCCTTCCTCGCCTTCCTTTATCACATCTGGTTCTTGCTGCTCTATCCAGGCGTCATGTTCTTTGCGTTCTACAAGAACATGGACAGCCAACTGCGCCGCCAGTTTTTCCTCACTTACATGCTCAGCTGGTCACTGATTGGCGGAGCCATGGCGACATGGCTCGCTTCGGTCGGCCCCGTTTTCCTCGAACCGATGCTGGGCAATGGCCATTTCAATCCGCAAATGGACTATCTCAATGCCGCGAATGAACAGATCCCGATCATGACGCTGCGTGTGCAGGGTCTGCTGCTTGAATGGCATGGAGCTTCATCGAGCGGCCTTGGCAGCGGCATCACTGCGATGCCCAGCATGCATTGCGCCATCGCTTTCATCTATTGGCTGGCAGTGCGCCAAATCCATAGTGGCTGGGGCAAGTTCTTCGGCGCGTTCTTCATCATCACATGGATCAGCAGCGTCCACCTCGCCTACCACTATGCAGTAGACGGGCTGGTTTCGCTGATCGCCGTGATCGGCATCTGGTGGGCATCAGGCCGCATCATCGCAGCATGGGACGCTCTTGTTACCCGTCAGGCGACCTTGCGCACAAACACCGTGCCGGCCGAATAG
- a CDS encoding beta-ketoacyl-ACP synthase III: MQLTHRPVISSTGLFTPSESITNEELVASFNSFVDRHNEQNADAIAAGDAEELSHSSVEFIEKASGIKARHVMSKEPVLNPETMSPRWEERTNDELSMMAEIGVIAAKQALERAGRDASDVDAVLCAASNMERPYPAMAIEIQQALGIDGFGFDMNVACSSATFGIQTAADYVRAGNAKSVLVVSPEITSGHLNWRDRDSHFIFGDVATAVLVEDAAIAPEKHWDILSTKLKTVFSNNIRNNFGFLNRAAPENADGADKLFVQEGRKVFKEVVPMVAQMIIDEAEKLQMDPATLRRLWLHQANAGMNRLIAQRVLGHEANDDESPTVLDTYGNTSSAGSIIAFHLNSDDLAGGDTGLICSFGAGYSAGTVFVRKVA, from the coding sequence ATGCAGCTTACCCATCGACCTGTCATCTCATCCACCGGGCTTTTTACGCCGAGCGAGTCGATCACCAACGAAGAGCTAGTCGCTAGCTTCAACTCTTTTGTGGACCGCCACAATGAACAGAACGCAGATGCAATTGCTGCAGGTGATGCCGAAGAGCTGAGCCATTCGTCGGTTGAATTCATCGAAAAGGCGAGTGGTATCAAGGCGCGGCACGTCATGTCGAAAGAGCCGGTGCTGAACCCGGAAACCATGAGCCCGCGTTGGGAAGAGCGCACCAATGATGAGCTGTCTATGATGGCCGAGATCGGCGTGATCGCTGCCAAGCAGGCACTGGAACGCGCTGGCCGTGATGCAAGCGACGTTGACGCGGTCTTGTGCGCGGCTTCCAATATGGAGCGGCCATATCCAGCGATGGCGATCGAAATTCAGCAGGCATTGGGTATCGACGGATTTGGTTTCGATATGAACGTTGCGTGCTCTTCCGCGACATTCGGCATCCAAACCGCCGCAGACTATGTTCGTGCAGGCAATGCTAAGAGCGTCCTTGTCGTCAGCCCAGAAATCACATCTGGTCACCTGAACTGGCGCGACCGCGACAGCCACTTTATCTTTGGTGATGTGGCGACTGCTGTCCTGGTCGAGGATGCGGCTATCGCGCCGGAGAAACACTGGGACATCCTCAGCACCAAGCTGAAGACTGTTTTCTCCAACAATATTCGCAATAACTTTGGATTCTTGAACCGTGCTGCGCCCGAAAATGCGGACGGGGCGGATAAGCTCTTCGTTCAAGAAGGCCGTAAGGTGTTCAAGGAAGTGGTCCCGATGGTCGCCCAGATGATCATCGACGAAGCTGAGAAGCTTCAGATGGATCCGGCTACTTTGCGCCGCCTCTGGTTGCATCAGGCAAATGCAGGAATGAACCGGCTGATCGCTCAACGTGTTTTGGGCCACGAAGCCAACGACGATGAAAGCCCGACTGTGCTCGACACATACGGCAACACGTCGAGCGCAGGCTCGATTATCGCGTTCCACCTGAACAGCGACGATCTTGCCGGCGGCGACACCGGCCTAATCTGCAGCTTTGGTGCGGGCTATTCGGCCGGCACGGTGTTTGTGCGCAAGGTCGCCTGA
- the rlmB gene encoding 23S rRNA (guanosine(2251)-2'-O)-methyltransferase RlmB: protein MTKGDRKRALRGRAGRMKGGRGSGKGTSGHVRLWGRHPVEAALKNPIRQHRKLWATREAIETLDGELPDDFPVEYAEVADLGRLVAKDAPHQGLVLECEPLDGVFLDDVANGDKARPVVVLDQVTDPHNVGAILRSAAAFNAACILTQDRHAPPESGVLAKSASGALETVPWIRVVNLARALDELAEAGYWRIGMTGEAEATLAEAMPEGPVAIVLGAEGEGMRHNIEQHCDALAKLPISSSIESLNVSNAAAISLYAVATRS from the coding sequence ATGACCAAGGGTGACCGCAAACGTGCGCTAAGAGGGCGCGCTGGTCGGATGAAGGGCGGACGCGGTTCTGGCAAAGGAACTTCGGGCCATGTCCGCCTATGGGGGCGGCATCCAGTTGAGGCCGCGCTCAAGAATCCCATCCGTCAGCATCGCAAGTTATGGGCAACGCGCGAAGCCATCGAAACTCTTGACGGCGAATTGCCTGACGACTTCCCCGTGGAATATGCCGAGGTCGCAGACCTCGGACGTCTGGTTGCAAAAGACGCCCCGCATCAAGGCCTCGTGCTCGAATGCGAGCCACTGGACGGCGTTTTCCTCGATGATGTTGCAAACGGCGACAAGGCGCGGCCAGTGGTGGTTCTCGACCAAGTGACTGACCCGCACAATGTCGGCGCAATTCTGCGATCCGCCGCAGCGTTCAACGCGGCCTGCATCCTGACTCAAGACCGCCATGCCCCGCCGGAAAGCGGAGTGCTGGCGAAATCAGCGTCGGGCGCGCTTGAGACAGTTCCGTGGATCCGCGTCGTCAATCTCGCCCGAGCGCTCGATGAGCTTGCAGAGGCCGGATATTGGCGCATCGGAATGACCGGTGAGGCAGAGGCTACGCTTGCAGAGGCAATGCCGGAAGGACCGGTTGCCATCGTCCTGGGCGCAGAAGGCGAAGGTATGCGCCACAATATCGAGCAACATTGCGATGCATTGGCCAAACTGCCGATCTCTTCGTCAATCGAAAGCCTCAATGTCTCAAACGCAGCGGCGATCTCGCTTTATGCCGTGGCAACCAGATCGTAA
- a CDS encoding HU family DNA-binding protein, translating into MNKNDLIGTVAESSGLSKNDAAGAVEGVFDAITKALSNGDEVRLVGFGTFSVARRKASTGRNPRTGEPMTIKASNQPKFKAGKGLKDAVN; encoded by the coding sequence ATGAACAAGAATGATCTGATCGGTACAGTCGCAGAATCAAGCGGCCTTTCTAAGAACGACGCAGCAGGCGCCGTTGAAGGTGTGTTTGATGCGATCACAAAAGCTTTGTCGAATGGCGATGAAGTGCGACTGGTCGGGTTTGGAACATTCTCGGTAGCGCGTCGTAAGGCTTCGACAGGTCGCAACCCGCGCACAGGCGAACCAATGACCATCAAGGCATCAAACCAGCCGAAATTCAAAGCGGGCAAGGGCTTAAAAGACGCCGTCAACTAA
- the lon gene encoding endopeptidase La — protein MTQHFPILPLRDIVVFPGMVVPLFVGRDKSVAALEAAMEASKDIFLLAQLDPGCDDPEGDDLYDVGVVAQVLQMLKLPDGTVRVMVEGTHRAKLAGLRAEGDYVLAEVDILEPETVAGSEVTALMRQVSEQFAEYSKLNKKMGDDTTVELGDVDDAGQLGDMIAAAINAKVSDKQSLLTEANPLKRLELVMAFMEGELSVLQVERKIRGRVKRQMEKTQREYYLNEQLKAIQSELGGSDGEEGDEIAELAEKIEKTKLSKEAKTKAGAELKKLKGMQPMSAEATVVRNYLDILLGLPWGKKSKVKKDIGKAQEILDADHYGLEKVKDRIIEYLAVQARTNKLKGPILCLVGPPGVGKTSLGKSIAKATGREFVRQSLGGVRDEAEIRGHRRTYIGSMPGKIVNNLKKAGTSNPLFLLDEIDKLGQDFRGDPASALLEVLDPEQNDKFQDHYLELDLNLSDIMFVTTANSLDLPQPLLDRMEIIRLEGYTEDEKVEIAKRHLIDKQVEQHGLKPEEFELTDEGLRDLIRYYTREAGVRTLEREIARLARKSLRKILEKEASSIVITPDNLGDFAGVRKFKHGMSEDEAQVGAVTGLAWTSVGGELLTIESVTTPGKGEVKTTGKLGEVMNESVAAAFSFVKARAPAYGIKPSLFQRKNVHIHLPEGAVPKDGPSAGIGMVTSIVSTLTGTPVRPDVAMTGEVTLRGRVLPIGGLKEKLLAALRGGITTVLIPEENVKDLAEIPDNVKEGLEIIPVCHVDAVLEHALTDVPEPIEWTEADDLASQPGAQSSGSGGSSGSDVPTAH, from the coding sequence ATGACACAACACTTTCCGATCCTCCCGCTCCGCGACATCGTGGTGTTTCCCGGCATGGTCGTCCCACTGTTTGTTGGACGCGATAAGTCGGTTGCCGCGCTTGAAGCAGCGATGGAGGCCAGCAAGGATATCTTCTTGCTCGCACAGCTTGATCCCGGATGCGACGATCCGGAGGGCGATGATCTATACGATGTTGGTGTCGTGGCGCAGGTGCTCCAGATGCTGAAACTGCCCGATGGCACTGTTCGTGTCATGGTAGAAGGCACGCACCGGGCGAAATTGGCGGGATTGCGGGCTGAGGGCGACTATGTCTTGGCCGAGGTCGATATCCTTGAGCCAGAGACTGTCGCTGGCAGCGAAGTGACCGCATTGATGCGGCAAGTTTCCGAGCAGTTCGCGGAGTATTCCAAGCTCAACAAAAAAATGGGCGATGATACGACAGTCGAGCTTGGCGATGTCGATGATGCTGGCCAGCTGGGTGACATGATCGCGGCTGCGATCAACGCGAAGGTTTCGGACAAGCAATCCCTGCTGACCGAAGCGAATCCGTTGAAGCGGCTGGAGCTGGTGATGGCCTTCATGGAAGGCGAGCTTTCTGTACTTCAGGTGGAGCGCAAAATCCGCGGGCGTGTGAAGCGTCAGATGGAAAAGACCCAGCGCGAATACTACCTCAACGAGCAGCTTAAGGCGATTCAGAGCGAGCTTGGCGGCAGCGACGGTGAGGAAGGCGACGAGATCGCTGAACTGGCCGAAAAGATTGAGAAGACCAAGCTTTCCAAAGAAGCAAAGACGAAAGCCGGTGCGGAACTGAAGAAGCTCAAAGGCATGCAGCCAATGAGCGCTGAGGCGACAGTTGTGCGCAATTATCTCGACATCCTGCTTGGCTTGCCATGGGGCAAGAAATCCAAGGTCAAGAAAGACATCGGCAAGGCTCAGGAAATCCTTGATGCTGATCATTACGGTCTGGAAAAGGTCAAAGATCGCATCATCGAATATCTTGCCGTTCAGGCGCGCACGAACAAACTGAAGGGACCGATCCTGTGTCTCGTCGGCCCGCCCGGTGTGGGTAAGACCTCGCTCGGTAAGAGCATTGCCAAGGCGACTGGGCGCGAATTTGTGCGCCAGTCACTCGGCGGTGTGCGCGATGAAGCGGAAATCCGGGGCCATCGCCGGACTTACATCGGCTCCATGCCGGGTAAGATCGTCAACAATCTGAAGAAGGCGGGGACCAGCAATCCGTTGTTCCTGCTCGATGAGATCGACAAGCTCGGTCAGGATTTCCGCGGCGATCCGGCATCGGCATTGCTCGAAGTGCTCGATCCGGAGCAAAACGACAAGTTTCAGGATCACTATCTTGAGCTCGATCTGAACCTTTCGGACATCATGTTTGTGACCACTGCAAACAGCCTCGATCTACCTCAGCCGCTGCTGGACCGGATGGAGATCATCCGTCTTGAGGGTTACACGGAGGACGAAAAGGTTGAGATCGCCAAGCGGCACCTGATCGACAAGCAGGTTGAGCAGCACGGGCTTAAGCCGGAAGAGTTTGAGCTGACCGATGAAGGTCTGCGCGACCTTATCCGCTATTACACACGCGAAGCCGGTGTGCGGACTCTCGAGCGCGAGATTGCGCGTCTGGCGCGGAAGAGTTTGCGCAAAATCCTTGAGAAGGAAGCGAGCAGCATTGTTATCACTCCTGACAATCTCGGTGACTTTGCAGGTGTTCGCAAATTCAAACATGGAATGAGCGAAGATGAGGCGCAGGTTGGCGCTGTCACGGGGCTTGCTTGGACATCCGTTGGTGGGGAACTGCTCACCATCGAAAGTGTGACCACGCCCGGCAAAGGCGAGGTGAAAACGACAGGTAAGCTCGGCGAGGTGATGAACGAATCTGTCGCCGCGGCCTTCAGCTTCGTGAAAGCGCGCGCGCCCGCTTACGGGATCAAACCGTCTCTCTTCCAGCGGAAAAATGTGCACATCCACTTGCCCGAAGGCGCTGTACCAAAAGACGGCCCCAGCGCAGGGATCGGAATGGTCACGTCGATCGTCTCCACGCTCACAGGGACACCAGTTCGCCCTGACGTTGCGATGACCGGGGAAGTCACGTTGCGCGGCCGCGTCCTTCCGATTGGCGGACTTAAGGAAAAACTGCTCGCGGCGCTGCGCGGCGGTATCACCACGGTGTTGATCCCCGAAGAAAATGTGAAGGATCTCGCGGAGATTCCGGACAATGTGAAGGAAGGCCTGGAGATTATTCCGGTCTGCCATGTCGACGCGGTTTTGGAGCATGCTTTGACAGATGTGCCCGAACCGATTGAGTGGACCGAAGCGGATGATCTGGCCTCGCAACCCGGCGCTCAATCTTCCGGATCGGGCGGCTCGAGCGGTTCGGACGTGCCAACCGCACATTGA
- a CDS encoding 2OG-Fe(II) oxygenase encodes MTGKKFNPNMGGGLPGLVGNLARPTVLPGMASNVPGQINVQSAPRPKSADEVRHARTLNGKPIGLVPDFITEEERATLYDYASDFNAPWETYLPESDVWHGRMINPRSMSPNILKLMEKIRKRTVAHIKADYEIDDPVYADTLQLVRWRPGDNQKPHADCEEPDGRPNGTPWRAFASIIYLNDGYEGGGIHFPDRKLKPEIKPRMLAYFPSTNSYRHGVEAITSGLRYTFSCFYTFDPRRHDGHPV; translated from the coding sequence ATGACTGGCAAGAAATTCAACCCGAACATGGGTGGCGGATTGCCCGGCCTTGTCGGTAACCTCGCACGGCCCACAGTTTTGCCTGGAATGGCGAGCAATGTTCCGGGACAGATCAATGTCCAGTCGGCACCGAGGCCCAAATCTGCGGATGAAGTGCGGCATGCCCGAACTCTGAATGGTAAGCCCATCGGCCTCGTCCCCGACTTCATCACCGAAGAAGAGCGGGCAACTCTTTACGACTATGCAAGCGATTTCAATGCCCCTTGGGAAACGTATCTGCCTGAAAGCGATGTATGGCATGGCCGGATGATCAACCCGCGTTCTATGTCGCCGAACATCCTGAAATTGATGGAGAAAATCCGCAAAAGGACGGTTGCGCATATCAAGGCGGACTATGAGATCGACGATCCGGTTTATGCCGATACGCTGCAGCTTGTTCGTTGGAGGCCGGGTGACAATCAAAAACCACATGCCGATTGCGAAGAGCCAGATGGAAGACCCAATGGCACTCCATGGCGCGCCTTCGCCTCGATTATCTATCTGAACGATGGATATGAAGGCGGCGGTATCCATTTTCCGGATCGTAAGCTGAAACCGGAAATCAAGCCGCGGATGCTTGCCTACTTCCCCTCTACCAACAGTTATCGGCACGGGGTTGAGGCGATCACATCAGGCCTGCGGTACACGTTCAGCTGTTTCTACACATTTGATCCGCGCCGGCATGACGGGCATCCGGTTTAA
- a CDS encoding YbaB/EbfC family nucleoid-associated protein, producing the protein MKSMEEMMQAAQKAAETIQSQMSDMQVKLDNIEVEGAAGGGLVKVRATAKGRILGVNIDDSLMKLEEKHMVEDLVTAAFNDARDKADRVSADQMKEMQGGMGLPPGFNLPGMG; encoded by the coding sequence ATGAAATCGATGGAAGAAATGATGCAGGCGGCACAGAAAGCTGCTGAAACGATCCAGTCCCAAATGAGCGACATGCAGGTCAAACTCGACAATATCGAAGTCGAAGGTGCCGCTGGCGGCGGTCTAGTGAAAGTGCGGGCTACGGCAAAGGGCCGCATTTTGGGCGTCAACATTGATGACAGCCTGATGAAGCTCGAAGAGAAGCACATGGTCGAAGACCTCGTGACGGCAGCATTCAATGACGCACGCGACAAGGCTGATCGAGTGTCAGCTGATCAGATGAAAGAGATGCAAGGCGGGATGGGACTGCCACCGGGGTTTAACCTTCCGGGCATGGGATAA